A region from the Cellvibrio sp. PSBB006 genome encodes:
- a CDS encoding glycosyltransferase family 2 protein, whose amino-acid sequence MTTPVPSLAIVVPCYNEEEILPKTLGVLQALLHDLISKSKISAASKIYFIDDGSKDATWSLLKAAAVEHRDVVGIKLSRNKGHQNALYAGLCTSTEDIIVSIDADLQDDPQNIEYMVDEYLKGNDVVYGVRSERATDTFFKRFTAEGYYHLMRKMGVDLVFNHADFRLMSRRALNALLEYEESNLFLRGIVREVGFPSSVVEYQRQAREAGESKYPLRKMLSFAWNGITAFSAIPLRAITVIGLISSLISFGIIAWVLVTRLFTDNAIPGWASILLPLLFIGSVQLLCLGVIGEYMSKLYSESKRRPKYHISELISHNNKP is encoded by the coding sequence ATGACCACCCCTGTTCCTTCGCTCGCTATTGTTGTCCCCTGTTACAACGAAGAGGAAATACTGCCAAAAACCTTGGGCGTATTGCAGGCACTGCTGCATGACCTCATCAGTAAAAGTAAAATTAGTGCTGCCTCAAAAATTTACTTTATCGATGATGGAAGCAAGGATGCCACCTGGTCATTGCTGAAAGCCGCTGCCGTCGAGCATCGAGACGTCGTGGGGATAAAACTGTCGCGCAACAAGGGTCATCAGAATGCGCTCTATGCCGGTCTGTGTACCAGCACTGAGGATATCATTGTCAGTATTGATGCAGACTTACAGGATGATCCGCAAAATATTGAATATATGGTAGATGAGTATCTGAAAGGTAATGATGTGGTTTATGGCGTTAGATCCGAGCGCGCCACAGACACGTTCTTCAAGCGATTTACCGCCGAAGGTTATTATCACCTTATGCGCAAGATGGGCGTTGACCTCGTGTTTAATCATGCGGACTTTCGCTTGATGTCTCGACGCGCGCTCAATGCTTTATTGGAATACGAAGAGTCAAATCTTTTTCTGCGCGGTATTGTGCGCGAAGTAGGATTCCCTTCATCTGTAGTTGAATATCAACGCCAGGCCCGAGAAGCCGGTGAAAGTAAATACCCGCTCAGGAAGATGTTATCTTTTGCATGGAATGGCATCACCGCCTTTTCAGCCATTCCTCTGCGCGCCATCACGGTTATCGGGCTCATTTCCAGTTTGATATCGTTTGGCATTATTGCCTGGGTATTGGTAACCCGGTTATTTACCGACAACGCCATACCCGGTTGGGCATCCATACTCTTGCCACTACTCTTTATCGGTAGTGTGCAATTACTTTGCCTGGGTGTCATTGGTGAGTACATGAGCAAGCTGTACAGCGAGAGCAAAAGACGGCCCAAGTACCATATCAGTGAACTGATCAGCCACAACAATAAACCCTGA
- a CDS encoding NPCBM/NEW2 domain-containing protein, whose protein sequence is MKSYGGDMDYWRSWTEHLAEKGYEGFKGNYPPLYVHWLYIVGKVMVLLDQPIEVNNLLKFLTQIPVVVSHLVLTRIVFSLLMHRSIHGAKLHAVMLLTVLNPALLLNGPIWGQVDIFPVTFIVCALYLLLLNNYLYLALPLFTLAVLTKFQMICFAPVFGIIFFRDIKNTLIGSIISFVIVALVLFPMALTDSVEHIIRQAYIDTLGQYPYTTYNAANLWMLLTGNTWPDSYVFFGFKEGSIAASLFTAKHLGILFFAIACLWAFMRGMKHQFRNDTIDYSLSEAGQHVFYAMFCAAAFFVLLPGMHERYLVPATVIALIYSAIYPERMIYAVLLTLATSLNIAMIHGINGSQIWPAASILSLIALFYILADFTGVLQPIKRQAMKLYQIMQMKHFPSIGFIVATAITLLMLHTSYRLNTLNLEENQKLLTELKIDSSHQDFGKLQTNRNLNNGVLSLGGKKYAFGLGTHANSNVNYMLPEGVEKLSFIVGIDDGVNHGEVVFSVLGDGKRLWQSNVIHGNRKQVEHGEVDLVGVKKLTLHVNAKGPNSYDHANWVNLILTFKSKEHLAALPESK, encoded by the coding sequence ATGAAGAGTTATGGCGGCGATATGGATTACTGGCGCTCCTGGACTGAGCATCTCGCTGAAAAGGGCTATGAAGGCTTCAAAGGCAATTATCCACCGCTCTATGTACACTGGCTTTACATTGTTGGAAAAGTGATGGTGTTGCTGGATCAACCCATTGAAGTTAACAACTTGCTGAAATTTCTAACCCAGATTCCTGTTGTTGTTTCTCATCTGGTTCTGACCCGCATCGTATTTTCCCTGCTCATGCACCGGAGTATTCATGGTGCGAAGCTTCATGCGGTTATGTTGTTAACCGTGCTGAACCCAGCCTTACTGTTAAATGGCCCGATCTGGGGGCAGGTAGATATTTTTCCTGTGACTTTTATTGTCTGCGCCTTGTATTTGTTGTTGCTGAATAATTATCTCTATTTGGCATTGCCCTTGTTTACATTGGCGGTACTGACCAAATTCCAGATGATATGTTTTGCACCAGTCTTCGGCATTATCTTTTTTCGCGACATCAAAAACACACTGATTGGCAGCATCATATCTTTTGTGATTGTTGCGCTGGTGCTGTTTCCCATGGCGTTAACGGACAGTGTCGAACATATTATTCGACAGGCTTATATCGATACCCTGGGACAATATCCTTATACAACCTATAACGCAGCCAATCTCTGGATGCTACTGACCGGAAATACCTGGCCTGATAGTTACGTTTTTTTTGGTTTCAAAGAAGGCAGTATCGCCGCGTCCCTGTTCACGGCAAAACATTTGGGTATTTTATTTTTTGCGATTGCGTGCCTTTGGGCTTTCATGCGCGGGATGAAGCACCAGTTTCGCAATGACACTATTGATTACAGTTTGTCTGAGGCGGGGCAACACGTTTTCTACGCCATGTTTTGCGCGGCGGCTTTTTTTGTTTTGCTGCCCGGCATGCATGAGCGTTACCTGGTACCCGCCACGGTTATTGCATTAATTTATTCCGCCATCTATCCCGAACGAATGATTTATGCTGTCTTGCTGACGCTGGCCACATCACTGAACATCGCTATGATACATGGCATTAACGGATCACAGATCTGGCCCGCCGCATCAATTCTCTCTCTCATTGCATTGTTTTATATCCTGGCTGATTTCACTGGTGTATTGCAGCCTATAAAGCGCCAGGCAATGAAGCTTTATCAAATTATGCAGATGAAGCACTTCCCCAGCATCGGCTTTATTGTTGCAACGGCGATTACTTTACTTATGTTGCACACGAGTTATCGCCTCAACACGCTCAATCTGGAAGAGAACCAGAAGTTACTAACTGAACTAAAAATCGACAGTTCGCATCAGGATTTCGGCAAGCTGCAAACAAATCGAAATCTCAACAACGGGGTTCTGTCGTTGGGCGGTAAAAAGTATGCGTTTGGTTTGGGCACTCACGCGAACTCAAATGTTAATTATATGCTACCCGAGGGCGTTGAAAAGTTGAGCTTTATTGTTGGTATCGATGATGGCGTCAACCATGGTGAGGTCGTATTTTCGGTGCTGGGCGATGGAAAAAGATTATGGCAATCCAATGTTATCCATGGAAATAGAAAACAGGTGGAACACGGCGAGGTGGATCTGGTCGGCGTAAAGAAGCTGACGCTGCATGTAAATGCCAAGGGACCCAACTCCTATGACCATGCCAACTGGGTTAACCTTATCCTGACCTTCAAAAGCAAGGAACATCTCGCCGCACTGCCTGAGAGTAAGTAG